The following are encoded together in the Peromyscus leucopus breed LL Stock chromosome 1, UCI_PerLeu_2.1, whole genome shotgun sequence genome:
- the LOC119087304 gene encoding killer cell immunoglobulin-like receptor 3DL1 — MGPVVMSGENMTLTCFSDLQFDMFHLSRTGVPKLHGLPSVQNHSGTFQASFHLGPVVQAGNYRCYGSFRNSSHLWSTPSDPLYLPVTVNSTRNCTSCTEADFTTNNLRNLHILIGLSVTMILAFLIILLYPCCSAKKTIMDQGSEVRATLNRQNPEREEVQEVTYLKFDQMIFKQKLTTPDSQIPKEFSTDPSLYMEVRKC, encoded by the exons ATGGGTCCTGTGGTGATGTCAGGAGAAAACATGACCTTGacctgtttctctgaccttcagtTTGACATGTTCCATTTGTCCAGGACAGGGGTACCCAAGCTACATGGGCTGCCTTCAGTGCAGAACCACAGTGGGACATTCCAGGCCAGCTTCCATCTTGGTCCTGTGGTCCAGGCAGGGAACTATAGATGCTATGGCTCTTTCAGGAACTCTTCCCATCTGTGGTCAACTCCAAGTGACCCCTTGTACCTTCCTGTCACAG TTAACTCAACAAGAAACTGCACTTCTTGCACAGAAGCAGACTTCACAACCA ATAACCTCAGGAACCTGCATATTCTGATTGGACTGTCAGTGACCATGATCCTTGCCTTCCTCATCATCCTCCTTTATCCTTGCTGCTCTGCCAAAAAGA CCATCATGGATCAAGGCTCTGAAGTGAGAGCAACACTGAACAGACAG AATCCTGAAAGAGAGGAAGTGCAGGAGGTGACATACTTAAAATTTGATCAGATGATCTTCAAACAAAAATTGACCACTCCCGATTCCCAGATTCCCAAGGAATTTTCCACAGATCCCAGTTTATacatggaagtcaggaaatgttAA